A genome region from Cutaneotrichosporon cavernicola HIS019 DNA, chromosome: 5 includes the following:
- a CDS encoding uncharacterized protein (Spc97 / Spc98 family): MGLFPLGPNTAPTFTLPPLEEDAPGAERLLGTLGRRVLAVPAFSVLKPEIPEDTVLPSLPDIGELDLSVGNGIFPSLDVGVYGAPPEVEDAQPSPTELRKGVEEWSAAADSIAGPSRSQPLTWDGTAARLLSESTIFEAFLVTSEPPLALPKIRTPATSVPAPGRSVLDLLMRATLGTALSGTVRWSTRRGGFVYSDTGPRPAGLERRTAERVMDEFLAIGTAVRRLEIIVSEHSSTPLTPTHHALFYTLSTILTYVKDRLAAGVEATFQEIDPSAPWLRRDAALAGTRELTATLCEVMCWPIDTVKPIGLPARPASVLTHLHAHLVAHISTATTEQQRSYVVLSLAYLLSHASKPFLDLLHQWIGLEDDSRTEECEDPEAQPWVDLGITRKALPPTDGYGVRWEYTFSARRMPAFVPRDDRRALFEAGRSLRALREASKGLHPLCSTDWPIRASWGWGRVDDPPNDLRSHARRVQREIDYWRGASALRARTISASSIGSLHSRRRTVYTPTPPSSHDPSAPSSPSKSTTGKDKDADFWAVFNLPPGGHMGSKNSASLWVPAPLDELDAFVQRHSGLDEPLLPSDSPTLELYISSHLLAPLLAHAALISRSLVSLYIDDLHFLDHLDVLKAFWLGGDAGFSKRVGAALFGKDQAGAGGALGLGRRARTRARLGLDGGGSDSSQSSWGVGLGLGLSDRTKWPPGGSELAYALRTALLDDEIADLCNKGPVWENLEDRVSFAVRSLPDETEGGRRARWLNPQAIEALDFLYLVYSPPTAIATLLPTNIMDKYQRIHNFLLRLSRVDAVLRLLYFSVLRPSPPPDASPLKTGADATYTRMSSQVRLPTRAQHGPFPAGSEAEKTALFLRYEMSWFVSSLSRYVLDTAVGHNWDVMRQRLDKLRRRGAMVTGTDSRPITPGAEYDDDYEDLDFELDEAGGDAEDEGIAQLGSLSQLQSAHSLVLYHNIILNRVLRACLLSDKPGHQVTLKILMALLSLILDLAKTVAEVERGAMAVANAAIRVSTIRQDWSDKKAVFLHALERLSLRTSTTQSLDRQTEKTSEEADLQLLLDGEGDDRVESQHAAPGSVELQELLLRLRLGEPGARSGRWREGR; this comes from the exons ATGGGGCTGTTCCCCCTCGGCCCGAACACGGCGCCGACATTCACCCTTCCTCCGCTGGAGGAAGACGCGCCAGGTGCCGAGCGCCTACTCGGAACGTTGGGACGGAGGGTGCTGGCTGTCCCCGCCTTCTCCGTCCTCAAACCTGAGATCCCAGAAGACACTGTTCTTCCCTCACTCCCTGATatcggcgagctcgatctGAGTGTCGGGAACGGCATCTTTCCCTCTCTCGATGTCGGGGTATACGGGGCTCCTCCGGAGGTGGAAGACGCTCAGCCATCACCCACCGAGCTGCGGAAGGGAGTTGAGGAGTGGAGCGCAGCCGCGGACTCCATTGCTGGGCCCTCGAGGTCACAA CCACTTACATGGGACGGCACAGCtgcgcgcctcctctctGAATCCACTATTTTCGAGGCCTTTCTCGTCAC ctccgAGCCGCCCCTCGCTCTCCCGAAGATACGTACGCCCGCAACATCAGTGCCAGCACCGGGGCGTTCTGTTCTTGATCTCCTCATGCGCGCGACGCTTGGTACCGCGCTGAGCGGCACAGTGCGCTGGTCGACCCGCCGTGGCGGGTTCGTGTACTCTGATACAGGGCCGAGGCCAGCAGGCCTCGAGCGGCGCACAGCTGAGAG AGTGATGGACGAGTTTCTTGCCATCGGGACCGCTGTCCGGCGCCTCGAGATCATCGTGTCGGAGCACAGCTCAAC accACTCACTCCCACGCATCACGCCCTTTTCTACACTCTCTCCACTATCTTGACCTATGTCAAGGACCGGCTCGCCGCCGGAGTTGAGGCTACGTTTCAAGAGATTGACCCGAGTGCGCCATGGctgcgacgcgacgcggctTTGGCTGGCACTCGTGAGCTCACAGCTACACTGTGCGAGGTTATGTGCTGG CCCATCGACACGGTCAAACCGATCGGTCTTCCAGCGCGGCCCGCTTCCGTACTCACACACCTACACGCACACCTTGTTGCACATAtctccaccgccaccactGAGCAGCAGCGCAGCTATGTCGTTCTCTCACTAGCTTACCTTCTCTCACACGCTTCGAAGCCGTTCCTTGACCTCTTGCACCAATGGATTGGGCTAGAGGACGACTCGCGCACGGAGGAGTGCGAAGACCCAGAGGCGCAACCGTGGGTCGACCTGGGCATCACGCGCAAggcccttcctcccactGATGGGTACGGTGTACGATGGGAGTACACCTTCTCTGCCCGTCGCATGCCTGCGTTCGTGCCCCGCGACGACCGGCGTGCGCTGTTTGAAGCGGGTCGCAGCCTGCGCGCGTTGCGGGAAGCGTCAAAGGGTCTCCATCCGCTATGCTCGACCGACTGGCCAATCCGCGCGTCGTGGGGCTGGGGCCGCGTTGACGA TCCGCCTAACGATTTGCGTTCACACGCTCGCCGCGTGCAGCGCGAGATCGATTATTGGCGGGGTGCCTCGGCGCTCCGAGCTCGCACGAtctcggcatcctcgaTCGGAAGTCTCCATTCTCGGCGCCGCACGGTGTAcacaccaacaccaccttcctcccatGATCCAAGTGCCCCATCGTCACCATCCAAGTCCACTACTGGCAAAGACAAGGACGCCGACTTTTGGGCCGTGTTTAACCTCCCTCCAGGTGGCCACATGGGATCCAAGAACTCTGCCTCATTGTGGGTCCCAGCACCactcgatgagctcgacgcgttcGTCCAGCGCCACTCCGGCCTGGATGAGCCTCTGCTCCCAAGTGACTCGCCCACTCTCGAACTATACATTTCGTCACACCTCCTAGCGCCTTTATTAGCCCACGCGGCCTTGATCTCACGCTCTCTCGTCTCCCTCTACATCGACGACCTGCACTTCCTGGATCACCTCGATGTTCTCAAGGCGTTCTGGCTTGGCGGTGATGCCGGGTTCTCGAAACGGGTAGGTGCGGCTCTCTTCGGCAAGGACCAAGCCGGGGCTGGAGGCGCATTAGGATTGGGACGCCGTGCTcgtactcgcgctcgaTTGGGACTAGATGGTGGAGGTTCTGACTCATCTCAAAGCAGCTGGGGAGTTggcctcgggctcggcctTAGCGATCGCACGAAGTGGCCCCCGGGTGGCTCTGAGCTCGCGTACGCCCTGCGCACGGCGCTGCTTGATGACGAGATCGCCGACCTGTGCAACAAGGGACCAGTTTGGGAGAACCTCGAGGATCGCGTCTCGTTCGCCGTTCGCTCCCTGCCTGACGAAACCGAGggcgggcgacgagctcgctgGCTCAATCCACAGGCCATTGAAGCACTTGACTTTCTCTATTTGGTTtactcgccgccgaccgcgATTGCCACGCTGCTCCCGACCAACATCATGGACAAGTACCAGCGAATACACAACTTCCTGCTGCGGCTGTCGCGTGTTGACGCTGTCCTGCGGCTGCTGTACTTCTCCGTACTTCGACCCTCTCCCCCACCAGACGCCTCCCCACTGAAGACAGGTGCGGATGCCACGTACACCCGGATGTCATCGCAAGTTAGGTTACCAACTAGAGCGCAGCATGGACCCTTCCCCGCTGGCTCTGAAGCGGAGAAGACGGCGCTGTTCCTCCGCTACGAGATGTCGTGGTTCGTTTCGTCTTTGAGCCGCTACGTGCTCGATACGGCTGTCGGACACAACTGGGACGTGATGCGTCAGCGGCTGGACAAGctgcgccgtcgagggGCCATGGTCACGGGCACCGACTCGCGTCCGATAACGCCTGGGGCAGAGTATGACGACGACTACGAGGACCTTGACTTTGAGCTCGATGAGGcaggcggcgacgccgaggacgagggcatCGCCCAACTTGGCTCCTTGTCACAGCTGCAGTCGGCGCACTCTCTTGTACTGTATCACAACATCATCCTGAACCGCGTCCTTCGCGCATGTTTGCTGAGTGACAAACCTGGGCATCAAGTCACGCTCAAGATTCTCATGGCGCTGCTGtccctcatcctcgatCTGGCAAAGACAGTTGCCGAAGTCGAACGGGGAGCAATGGCCGTGGCCAACGCCGCGATTCGCGTGTCGACGATCCGACAGGACTGGTCTGACAAGAAGGCTGTCTTC CTGCACGCGTTGGAACGACTCTCCCTGCGCACGAGTACGACGCAATCCCTTGATCGGCAGACAGAGAAGACCTCTGAAGAGGCCGATCTCCAACTCCTGCTCGACGGAGAGGGTGACGATAGGGTGGAGTCACAACATGCCGCGCCAGGCTCTGTTGAGCTGCAGGAGCTTCTGCTCCGGCTCAGGCTGGGTGAACCAGGCGCTCGGTCAGGACGTTGGCGTGAGGGACGGTGA